A section of the Halichoerus grypus chromosome 11, mHalGry1.hap1.1, whole genome shotgun sequence genome encodes:
- the FJX1 gene encoding four-jointed box protein 1 codes for MGRRMRDAAAAAAAAGLWLLALGSLLALWGGLLPPRTQPPEDRLPRRPARSGGPGPAPRFPLPPPLARDARGGSLKTFRALLTLAAGADRPARRPPGERGRHVPAGRPGPEGRAAVHGGVFWSRGLEEQVPRGFSESQAAAWLEAVRGARVVALERGGCGRSSNRLARFSDGTRACVRYGINPEQIQGEALSYYLARLLGLQRHVPPLALARVEARGAQWAQVQEELRAAHWTEGSVVSLTRWLPNLTDVVVPAPWRSEDGQLRPLRAAGGELANRSQAELVDLVQWTDLILFDYLTANFDRLVSNLFSLQWDPRVMQRATSNLHRGPGGALVFLDNEAGLVHGYRVASMWDKYNEPLLQSVCVFRERTARRVLELHRGQDAAARLLRLYRRHEPRFPELAALADPHAQLLQRRLDFLAKHILHCKAKYGRRPGT; via the coding sequence ATGGGCAGGAGGATGCGGgacgccgccgctgccgccgccgccgcggggctCTGGCTGCTGGCGCTGGGCTCGCTGCTGGCGCTGTGGGGCGGGCTCCTGCCGCCGCGCACCCAGCCGCCCGAAGACCGACTCCCCCGGCGCCCGGCCCGGAGCGGCGGCCCGGGGCCCGCGCCTCgcttccccctgcccccgccgCTGGCGCGGGACGCCCGCGGCGGCTCCCTGAAAACTTTCCGGGCGCTGCTCACCTTGGCGGCCGGCGCGGACCGCCCGGCCCGGAGGCCCCCGGGCGAGCGCGGGCGGCACGTGCCAGCCGGGCGGCCCGGGCCCGAGGGGCGCGCCGCGGTGCACGGGGGCGTCTTCTGGAGCCGCGGCCTGGAGGAGCAGGTGCCCCGCGGCTTCTCGGAGTCGCAGGCGGCGGCGTGGCTGGAGGCGGTGCGCGGCGCCCGGGTGGTGGCCCTGGAGCGCGGCGGCTGCGGGCGCAGCTCCAACCGGCTGGCCCGATTCTCCGACGGCACCCGCGCCTGCGTGCGCTACGGCATCAACCCCGAGCAGATACAGGGCGAGGCCCTGTCCTACTACCTGGCGCGCCTGCTGGGCCTCCAGCGCCACGTGCCGCCGCTGGCACTGGCCCGGGTGGAGGCTCGCGGCGCGCAGTGGGCGCAGGTGCAGGAGGAGCTTCGTGCGGCGCACTGGACGGAGGGCAGCGTGGTGAGCCTGACGCGCTGGCTGCCCAACCTCACGGACGTGGTGGTGCCCGCGCCCTGGCGCTCCGAGGACGGCCAGCTGCGGCCCCTGCGTGCCGCCGGGGGCGAGCTGGCCAACCGCAGCCAGGCGGAGCTGGTGGACCTGGTGCAGTGGACCGACTTGATCCTTTTCGACTATCTGACGGCCAACTTCGACCGGCTCGTCAGCAACCTCTTCAGCCTGCAGTGGGACCCGCGCGTCATGCAGCGCGCCACCAGCAACCTGCACCGCGGCCCCGGCGGGGCGCTGGTCTTTCTGGACAACGAGGCGGGCTTGGTGCACGGCTACCGGGTGGCGAGCATGTGGGACAAGTATAACGAGCCGCTGCTGCAGTCGGTGTGCGTGTTCCGCGAGCGGACAGCGCGGCGCGTCCTGGAGCTGCACCGCGGCCAGGACGCGGCCGCCCGGCTGCTGCGCCTCTACCGGCGCCACGAGCCTCGCTTCCCGGAGCTGGCCGCGCTCGCCGACCCCCACGCTCAGCTGCTGCAGCGCCGCCTCGACTTCCTCGCCAAGCACATTTTGCACTGTAAGGCCAAGTACGGCCGCCGACCGGGGACTTAG